The following proteins are co-located in the Heliorestis convoluta genome:
- the rpsL gene encoding 30S ribosomal protein S12, producing the protein MPTISQLVRKGRKKLVEKSMAPALKECPQKRGVCTRVYTTTPKKPNSALRKVARVRLTNGVEVTAYIPGIGHNLQEHSVVLVRGGRVKDLPGVRYHIVRGALDTAGTQNRNQGRSKYGTKRPKKGAAAAKR; encoded by the coding sequence ATGCCAACAATTAGTCAATTGGTTCGCAAGGGTAGAAAGAAACTCGTAGAAAAATCTATGGCTCCGGCGTTAAAAGAGTGTCCTCAGAAAAGAGGCGTTTGCACGCGGGTCTATACAACGACACCGAAAAAACCTAACTCTGCTCTGCGTAAGGTGGCTAGGGTTCGTCTAACTAACGGGGTTGAAGTTACTGCTTATATCCCCGGTATCGGGCACAACCTCCAAGAACACTCTGTCGTTCTAGTGCGGGGTGGTCGTGTAAAAGACCTTCCTGGTGTGCGTTATCACATCGTGAGAGGCGCCTTAGATACAGCAGGTACTCAGAACCGTAACCAAGGTCGTTCAAAATATGGTACCAAGCGTCCTAAAAAAGGCGCAGCTGCAGCGAAAAGGTAA
- a CDS encoding L7Ae/L30e/S12e/Gadd45 family ribosomal protein has product MPLERLKTARQRTVGTKQTLKAVEKGQVEVVYVAQDADPHVINPLMKKCEEKAVPVIQIDTMEALGLACGIKVGSASAAILED; this is encoded by the coding sequence ATGCCTTTAGAACGCTTGAAAACAGCTCGCCAGAGGACGGTGGGAACCAAGCAAACCCTGAAGGCTGTTGAAAAGGGTCAAGTAGAAGTTGTCTATGTGGCTCAGGATGCTGACCCTCACGTCATAAACCCTTTAATGAAAAAATGTGAGGAAAAAGCGGTACCTGTCATTCAAATCGATACCATGGAGGCCCTTGGTTTGGCCTGTGGAATCAAGGTAGGTTCAGCTTCGGCGGCCATACTGGAAGACTAG
- the rpoC gene encoding DNA-directed RNA polymerase subunit beta', whose amino-acid sequence MGHIELAAPVSHIWYFKGIPSRMGLILDMSPRSLEKVLYFVSYIVIDAGDTTLMKKQLLTETEYREHREKHANRFRAGMGAEAIKELLAEMDLEQLCQELRQELKEVTGQRKVRAIRRLEVVEAFKHSGNRPEWMIMDAIPVIPPELRPMVQLDGGRFATSDLNDLYRRVINRNNRLKRLLDLGAPDIIVRNEKRMLQEAVDALIDNGRRGRPVTGPGNRPLKSLSDMLKGKQGRFRQNLLGKRVDYSGRSVIVVGPELSMHQCGLPKEMALELFKPFVMKKLVEEGHAHNIKSAKRMVERVKNEVWDVLEEVIAEHPVLLNRAPTLHRLGIQAFEPVLVEGRALQIHPLVCTAYNADFDGDQLAVHVPLSAEAQAEARNLMLSAHNILNPKDGRPVATPTQDMVIGAYYLTVQRDNVFGEGSLFAYPEEAIAAFEAKAIHLQASIRVRTSERIEEALRYSKATDNQRDEKGFLITTVGRLIFNSVIPPAVGYVNEVVGKKQLGQIVGRCYERMGIGNTASMLDGIKKLGFTYSTRAGITVGITDVDVPEEKSNLLKEADGRVEKVEMQYRRGLITGEERYQKIIDIWNKTTDDVTKALLETLDKFNPVYMMATSGARGNIQQIRQLAGMRGLMADPSGRIIDLPIKANFREGLTVLEYFISTHGARKGLADTALRTADSGYLTRRLVDVSQDVIVREIDCGTEEGIPVDAIVDGRQVIEPLSDRLAGRYALEEIVDPETGEKLTVVDEEIGNEASTRIEELIKRQVLPSRPVYIRSVLTCKTRYGVCRKCYGRNLATGKAVEIGEAVGIIAAQSIGEPGTQLTMRTFHTGGVAGDDITQGLPRIEELFEARKPKGQAIIAEEDGIVKIVENKGRKDIEIISEDGENHQYSVPFNSRIKVEEGKKVLAGTELTEGSVNPHDLLRVKGIQGVQTYLLREVQRVYRLQGVDINDKHIEVMVRQMMRKVKVEESGDTSLLPGGLIDIADFELENLRAIESDGEPATARPVLLGITKASLATDSFLSAASFQETTRVLTEAAIKGKVDPLLGLKENVIIGKLIPAGTGMSRYRNIRVVVDGEVQAENDELAVIE is encoded by the coding sequence TTGGGCCATATCGAACTGGCTGCACCCGTTTCCCATATTTGGTACTTCAAAGGCATACCAAGCCGAATGGGTCTAATTCTTGATATGTCGCCTCGTTCCTTAGAGAAAGTTCTCTACTTTGTCTCGTACATCGTTATTGATGCAGGCGATACAACCTTGATGAAAAAGCAGCTCCTAACAGAAACGGAGTATCGCGAACATCGGGAGAAGCACGCCAATCGTTTCCGCGCTGGCATGGGCGCTGAAGCGATTAAGGAATTGTTAGCGGAGATGGACTTAGAGCAGCTCTGCCAAGAACTACGACAAGAGCTAAAAGAAGTAACGGGACAGAGAAAAGTTCGTGCTATCAGAAGGCTCGAAGTGGTAGAAGCATTTAAACACTCCGGCAATCGTCCAGAGTGGATGATTATGGATGCTATTCCCGTAATTCCGCCTGAACTTAGGCCGATGGTTCAGCTAGACGGTGGTCGCTTTGCTACATCTGATCTGAACGATCTATATCGTCGTGTCATCAACCGTAACAATCGATTGAAAAGGCTGCTCGATTTAGGAGCGCCAGATATTATTGTTCGTAACGAGAAAAGAATGTTGCAAGAAGCCGTAGACGCACTCATCGACAATGGAAGGCGGGGACGACCTGTTACAGGTCCGGGCAATCGCCCACTCAAATCCTTGTCTGATATGTTAAAAGGCAAGCAAGGTCGATTCCGTCAGAACTTACTTGGAAAGCGTGTTGACTACTCCGGTCGATCTGTTATTGTTGTAGGTCCAGAGTTGTCGATGCACCAGTGTGGATTGCCGAAAGAAATGGCCCTAGAGCTTTTCAAACCTTTTGTTATGAAAAAGCTGGTAGAAGAAGGTCATGCTCATAACATCAAAAGTGCAAAGCGTATGGTCGAAAGAGTGAAGAACGAAGTATGGGATGTACTAGAAGAAGTTATTGCTGAGCATCCTGTCTTATTGAACCGTGCGCCTACTTTGCACCGCCTGGGAATTCAAGCTTTTGAGCCGGTCCTCGTTGAAGGAAGAGCTTTACAAATACACCCTCTGGTCTGTACAGCCTACAACGCTGACTTTGACGGAGACCAATTGGCTGTTCACGTACCTCTTTCAGCAGAAGCCCAAGCAGAGGCCCGGAACCTCATGTTATCAGCCCATAACATTCTCAACCCCAAAGATGGTCGTCCTGTAGCAACTCCTACACAAGATATGGTCATCGGTGCTTATTACTTAACTGTGCAACGTGACAATGTCTTTGGCGAAGGTAGCTTATTTGCATACCCTGAAGAAGCCATTGCTGCTTTTGAAGCGAAAGCAATTCATTTGCAAGCTTCAATTCGTGTAAGAACGAGTGAAAGAATTGAAGAAGCATTACGTTATAGCAAGGCGACTGACAATCAACGAGATGAAAAAGGCTTTTTAATCACGACAGTTGGCAGATTGATCTTTAACTCTGTAATACCTCCTGCTGTTGGTTATGTCAATGAAGTAGTAGGTAAAAAGCAGCTAGGTCAGATTGTTGGCAGATGTTATGAAAGAATGGGCATTGGCAACACGGCATCCATGCTAGATGGCATTAAGAAGCTTGGATTTACCTATTCCACCAGAGCAGGTATTACCGTAGGTATTACCGACGTAGACGTGCCAGAAGAAAAATCCAACCTGCTTAAAGAAGCAGATGGTAGGGTTGAAAAAGTAGAAATGCAGTATCGTCGAGGCCTTATAACGGGCGAAGAACGATACCAAAAAATTATCGATATCTGGAATAAAACGACGGATGATGTTACAAAAGCACTTTTAGAAACACTGGATAAATTTAATCCTGTTTACATGATGGCAACATCAGGTGCCCGTGGTAATATACAACAGATTCGTCAGTTAGCAGGTATGCGGGGACTTATGGCCGATCCTTCAGGTCGCATTATTGACCTTCCTATTAAAGCGAATTTCCGTGAAGGTCTCACCGTATTAGAATACTTTATCTCTACCCATGGTGCGCGGAAAGGTCTGGCCGATACAGCTTTGCGTACAGCCGACTCGGGATACTTAACCCGTCGTCTCGTTGACGTATCACAAGATGTCATTGTTCGAGAAATTGACTGTGGAACTGAAGAAGGCATTCCAGTAGACGCCATTGTTGATGGCAGACAGGTTATTGAGCCATTGTCCGATCGACTCGCGGGTCGTTATGCACTTGAAGAAATCGTAGATCCTGAAACAGGAGAAAAACTAACGGTCGTCGATGAAGAGATTGGCAACGAGGCGTCCACTCGCATTGAAGAACTGATTAAGCGTCAGGTTTTACCGAGTCGCCCTGTATATATACGTTCTGTCCTTACTTGCAAAACCCGCTATGGCGTCTGTAGGAAATGCTATGGACGTAACTTAGCAACAGGAAAAGCAGTAGAAATCGGCGAAGCCGTCGGTATTATTGCTGCACAATCCATTGGTGAACCAGGAACACAGTTAACAATGCGTACCTTCCACACAGGTGGTGTAGCCGGTGATGACATCACCCAAGGTTTACCGCGGATTGAAGAACTTTTTGAAGCGAGAAAACCCAAAGGTCAAGCTATCATTGCAGAAGAAGATGGTATTGTTAAGATCGTAGAAAACAAAGGTCGTAAAGACATCGAAATCATATCTGAAGACGGTGAAAATCACCAATATAGCGTTCCATTTAACTCTAGAATTAAAGTAGAAGAAGGAAAAAAAGTATTGGCTGGTACAGAGCTGACTGAGGGTTCTGTTAATCCCCACGATTTACTACGTGTCAAAGGGATCCAGGGCGTACAAACCTATTTGCTCCGAGAAGTGCAGCGAGTCTATCGACTACAAGGTGTTGACATCAATGATAAGCACATTGAGGTCATGGTCCGTCAGATGATGCGCAAAGTCAAAGTAGAAGAGTCAGGTGATACAAGTCTTCTTCCAGGTGGACTTATTGATATTGCTGATTTCGAATTAGAAAACCTACGTGCGATTGAATCAGATGGAGAACCAGCTACAGCAAGACCTGTACTCTTAGGCATAACCAAAGCCTCTCTAGCGACCGACTCTTTCCTCTCTGCTGCATCGTTCCAAGAAACAACGAGAGTATTAACGGAAGCCGCCATCAAAGGAAAAGTTGATCCATTACTTGGTTTGAAAGAAAACGTGATTATTGGTAAGCTGATTCCTGCTGGAACAGGTATGTCAAGATATCGCAACATTCGTGTTGTTGTTGACGGAGAAGTTCAAGCCGAGAATGACGAATTGGCCGTAATCGAATAA
- the rpsG gene encoding 30S ribosomal protein S7, with translation MPRRGSIPKRDVLPDPIYKSKLVTKLTNQIMLDGKKSIADQIVYGAFEQVQEKTSKNPMEVLEAAMKNVMPLLEVKARRVGGANYQVPIEVRPDRRQTLGIRWLIRYARERSGKSMEDKLAGEIIDASNNVGASVKKKEDTHKMAEANKAFAHYRW, from the coding sequence ATGCCACGTCGTGGTTCAATCCCAAAGCGGGATGTTCTCCCTGATCCAATATATAAATCCAAGTTGGTAACCAAATTGACCAACCAGATCATGTTGGACGGGAAAAAGAGCATTGCCGATCAAATCGTCTACGGGGCTTTTGAACAGGTACAAGAAAAGACCAGCAAAAACCCCATGGAAGTCTTAGAAGCAGCCATGAAGAATGTCATGCCTTTACTTGAAGTAAAAGCTCGTCGTGTTGGTGGTGCTAACTATCAAGTGCCGATTGAAGTTCGCCCTGATCGTCGACAAACTCTCGGTATCCGTTGGCTCATTCGCTATGCACGCGAACGCTCTGGTAAAAGCATGGAAGATAAGCTTGCTGGTGAAATCATCGATGCATCGAACAATGTAGGTGCTTCTGTTAAGAAAAAAGAAGACACTCACAAAATGGCCGAAGCTAACAAAGCTTTTGCTCATTATCGTTGGTAG
- the fusA gene encoding elongation factor G, with protein sequence MSRQFPLEKTRNIGIMAHIDAGKTTTTERILFYTGRVHKLGEVHDGAATMDWMVQEQERGITITSAATTCQWRGHRINIIDTPGHVDFTVEVERSLRVLDGAVAVFCSVGGVEPQSETVWRQADKYGVPRIAYINKMDRVGADFFRGVSMIKDRLGANPVPLQIPIGSEDQFKGIIDLVTMKAMVYVDDLGKTSDVTEIPEDLLELANEYREKLLEAVAETDEDLMMKYLEGEELTEAEIRDGIRRGTIGVKMIPVICGSSFKNKGVQSLLDSVVEYMPAPTDVPAIKGVNPDTGDEDLRESDDKQPFSALAFKIMADPYVGKLAFFRVYSGVLGSGSYVFNSTKGKKERIGRILQMHANHREEIAQVYTGDIAAAVGLKDTTTGDTLCDEKSPIILESMQFPEPVISVAIEPKTKADQDKMSVALQRLSEEDPTFRMHTDQETGQTIISGMGELHLEIIVDRMQREFKVDANVGRPQVAYKETIRGKAKVEGKFVRQSGGRGQYGHCVIEMEPLESGGAGYEFVNKIVGGVIPREYIPAVDNGIREAMQNGILAGYPTLDIKVTLVDGSYHDVDSSEMAFKIAGSMAFKEAAKKCNPVLLEPVMKVEVVVPEEYMGDVIGDMNSRRGRIEGMEARGNSQVVRGFVPLSEMFGYATDLRSRTQGRGQYVMQFDHYEEVPKNIAEGIMAKRQG encoded by the coding sequence GTGTCGAGACAGTTTCCATTAGAGAAGACTCGTAATATCGGTATCATGGCTCATATTGATGCTGGAAAAACGACAACAACAGAACGTATCCTCTTCTACACCGGTCGTGTTCATAAGTTAGGTGAAGTTCACGATGGTGCGGCCACAATGGACTGGATGGTTCAGGAGCAAGAGCGCGGAATCACCATTACTTCGGCTGCAACAACATGTCAATGGCGTGGGCATCGTATTAACATCATTGACACACCCGGGCACGTGGACTTCACAGTGGAAGTAGAACGTTCCCTGCGGGTGTTAGACGGGGCTGTTGCTGTCTTTTGCTCAGTCGGTGGCGTAGAGCCTCAATCTGAGACAGTGTGGCGGCAAGCCGATAAATATGGTGTACCAAGAATTGCATATATTAACAAAATGGATCGAGTCGGGGCAGACTTCTTCCGTGGCGTTTCCATGATTAAGGACAGATTAGGTGCCAATCCAGTTCCCTTGCAGATTCCCATTGGTTCAGAAGATCAATTCAAAGGAATTATTGACTTAGTCACCATGAAGGCCATGGTCTATGTAGATGATCTTGGCAAGACCAGTGACGTAACAGAAATTCCAGAAGATCTTCTTGAACTGGCCAATGAGTATAGGGAAAAGCTTTTAGAAGCTGTTGCAGAAACAGACGAAGATCTGATGATGAAGTACCTCGAAGGCGAAGAACTTACAGAAGCAGAAATTCGTGATGGCATACGCCGTGGAACCATCGGAGTTAAGATGATTCCAGTTATCTGTGGCTCTTCATTTAAGAATAAAGGCGTACAGTCTTTGTTGGACTCTGTTGTTGAATACATGCCAGCACCTACAGACGTGCCTGCTATCAAAGGTGTTAATCCTGATACAGGTGACGAGGATCTGCGTGAAAGCGATGATAAGCAGCCCTTCTCAGCACTGGCCTTTAAGATTATGGCTGACCCATATGTAGGTAAATTGGCCTTCTTCAGAGTGTACTCCGGTGTTCTAGGCTCGGGCTCTTATGTATTCAACTCTACAAAAGGCAAAAAAGAGCGCATTGGACGTATTTTGCAGATGCACGCCAACCACCGCGAAGAGATTGCCCAGGTTTACACAGGTGATATTGCGGCGGCTGTAGGTCTGAAAGATACAACAACAGGCGATACTCTTTGTGATGAAAAAAGCCCCATTATCTTAGAGTCTATGCAATTCCCTGAGCCTGTTATCTCTGTAGCGATTGAACCAAAAACAAAAGCGGACCAGGATAAAATGAGCGTGGCTTTACAGCGTCTCTCAGAAGAAGATCCGACTTTCCGCATGCATACAGATCAAGAGACAGGGCAGACCATTATTTCTGGTATGGGTGAGCTCCACTTGGAGATCATCGTAGACCGGATGCAACGAGAGTTTAAAGTCGATGCCAATGTAGGTCGTCCTCAAGTTGCCTATAAAGAAACAATTCGTGGCAAAGCCAAGGTGGAAGGTAAGTTTGTTCGTCAGTCCGGTGGTCGTGGTCAATACGGTCATTGTGTCATTGAGATGGAACCACTAGAATCCGGTGGCGCTGGCTACGAATTTGTTAACAAAATTGTCGGTGGTGTTATTCCAAGAGAATACATCCCTGCTGTAGATAATGGTATTCGCGAAGCCATGCAAAATGGTATCTTAGCTGGATACCCAACATTAGATATTAAAGTCACCCTCGTTGATGGTTCTTATCACGATGTTGACTCCTCTGAAATGGCCTTTAAAATTGCAGGTTCTATGGCGTTTAAAGAAGCCGCAAAAAAATGTAACCCTGTGTTACTTGAGCCTGTAATGAAGGTTGAAGTTGTTGTTCCTGAAGAATACATGGGTGATGTCATTGGTGACATGAACTCACGTCGGGGACGCATTGAAGGTATGGAAGCCCGTGGCAACTCACAGGTGGTCCGTGGTTTCGTGCCTCTTTCTGAAATGTTTGGGTATGCCACAGACTTGCGTTCTCGCACGCAAGGTCGAGGCCAATATGTAATGCAATTTGATCATTACGAAGAAGTACCCAAAAACATTGCAGAAGGAATTATGGCTAAGCGGCAAGGCTAA